One window of the Conexibacter sp. SYSU D00693 genome contains the following:
- a CDS encoding calcium-binding protein, which translates to MRRLPPVLFALLALLALVPAANAARAGSGGVDRLLGSPGIDKLLGLGGNDHLFGAGGDDRLNGGNGNDTVLGGAGEDDLDGGDGDDDVRGGDGADQIHEDGFGDDVLAGDAGDDSIKGGHGVDEILGGAGDDEIWGGPGPDAVDCGPGDDVVHVNLRSELEQLIDCEDVREEEDVAYVTCEMGGTEWGEVVHGTEGDDRCHGNGGDDVVEGAGGSDWLAGDDGADKVFGRFGDDHLLGGAGNDELQGGRGRDVLDGGAGNDEVTGGYGFDRLKGGAGNDRLTPGWGERGELVDCGPGRDVAIIGPGDRTKNCETVRRGG; encoded by the coding sequence GTGCGCCGTCTGCCCCCGGTCCTGTTCGCCCTCCTCGCGCTGCTCGCGCTCGTCCCCGCGGCGAACGCCGCCCGTGCCGGCAGCGGCGGCGTCGACCGGCTGCTCGGCAGCCCGGGCATCGACAAGCTCCTCGGCCTCGGCGGCAACGACCACCTCTTCGGCGCCGGCGGCGACGACCGCCTCAACGGCGGCAACGGCAACGACACCGTCCTCGGCGGCGCCGGTGAGGACGACCTCGACGGCGGTGACGGCGACGACGACGTCCGCGGGGGCGACGGCGCCGACCAGATCCACGAGGACGGCTTCGGGGACGACGTCCTCGCGGGCGACGCGGGCGACGACTCGATCAAGGGCGGCCACGGCGTCGACGAGATCCTCGGCGGCGCCGGCGACGACGAGATCTGGGGCGGCCCCGGCCCCGACGCCGTCGACTGCGGCCCCGGCGACGACGTGGTCCACGTGAACCTCCGCTCCGAGCTCGAGCAGCTCATCGACTGCGAGGACGTGCGCGAGGAGGAGGACGTCGCCTACGTCACGTGCGAGATGGGCGGCACCGAGTGGGGCGAGGTCGTGCACGGCACCGAGGGCGATGACCGCTGCCACGGCAACGGCGGCGACGACGTCGTCGAGGGCGCCGGCGGATCGGACTGGCTCGCGGGCGACGACGGCGCCGACAAGGTCTTCGGGCGCTTCGGCGACGACCACCTCCTCGGCGGCGCGGGCAACGACGAGCTCCAGGGCGGCCGCGGTCGCGACGTGCTCGACGGCGGCGCCGGCAACGACGAGGTCACCGGCGGCTACGGCTTCGACCGGCTCAAGGGCGGTGCGGGCAACGACCGCCTGACCCCGGGCTGGGGCGAGCGCGGCGAGCTCGTCGACTGCGGCCCCGGCCGCGACGTCGCCATCATCGGCCCGGGCGACCGCACCAAGAACTGCGAGACGGTCCGCCGCGGCGGCTGA
- a CDS encoding 4'-phosphopantetheinyl transferase superfamily protein — MTAAVEVALHVRRRDGRRGRDVLAGLLAPGDHGSASHTGDLLVLAVCAQAPVGVDVERVVPRRRGLASRLHPREQVALAATPDDEWDAAFTGLWTAKEAVLKARGTGLEGGLETFAVVDDEVRHATDGPWALARFSPAAGVAGCVAVRAAGPVAIIHRP, encoded by the coding sequence GTGACTGCGGCGGTCGAGGTGGCGCTCCACGTGCGCCGGCGCGACGGCCGGCGCGGGCGTGACGTCCTCGCCGGGCTCCTCGCGCCCGGCGACCACGGCAGCGCGTCGCACACCGGCGACCTCCTGGTCCTGGCCGTGTGCGCGCAGGCGCCCGTCGGCGTCGACGTCGAGCGCGTGGTCCCGCGCCGTCGCGGCCTGGCCTCCCGGCTGCATCCACGCGAGCAGGTCGCCCTCGCGGCGACGCCCGACGACGAGTGGGACGCGGCGTTCACCGGGCTGTGGACCGCCAAGGAGGCGGTCCTCAAGGCGCGCGGCACCGGCCTGGAAGGGGGCCTGGAGACCTTCGCCGTGGTCGACGACGAGGTCCGGCACGCCACCGACGGGCCGTGGGCGCTCGCCCGCTTCTCCCCCGCCGCCGGCGTCGCGGGCTGCGTCGCCGTCCGTGCCGCCGGGCCGGTCGCGATCATCCACCGTCCGTGA
- a CDS encoding DNA-3-methyladenine glycosylase I — MTSGVVIGQDGRPRCPWGASTPDYAAYHDDEWGRPVRDDVGLFERLTLEAFQSGLSWLTILRKREGFRAAFAGFDVERVAAFDEDDRARLLEDAAIVRNRAKVDATLANARALAAFRAREGDGAFAELVWSFAPPPRPRPRTLADVPPHTPESKALAKGLKAEGLVFVGPTTAYALMQACGLVDDHLAGCHVAPRR; from the coding sequence GTGACCAGCGGCGTCGTGATCGGGCAGGACGGCAGGCCGCGCTGTCCTTGGGGCGCGAGCACGCCCGACTACGCGGCCTACCACGACGACGAGTGGGGCCGCCCCGTCCGCGACGACGTGGGCCTCTTCGAGCGCCTGACCCTCGAGGCGTTCCAGTCCGGCCTCTCGTGGCTGACGATCCTGCGCAAGCGCGAGGGGTTCCGCGCGGCGTTCGCGGGCTTCGACGTGGAGCGCGTCGCCGCCTTCGACGAGGACGACCGCGCCCGGCTGCTCGAGGACGCGGCGATCGTCCGCAACCGCGCGAAGGTCGACGCCACGCTGGCCAACGCCAGGGCGCTGGCCGCCTTCCGCGCCCGGGAGGGCGACGGCGCGTTCGCCGAGCTCGTCTGGTCCTTCGCGCCGCCGCCGCGCCCGCGCCCGCGGACGCTGGCCGACGTCCCCCCGCACACGCCCGAGTCCAAGGCCCTGGCCAAGGGCCTGAAGGCCGAGGGGCTGGTCTTCGTCGGCCCCACCACGGCGTACGCGCTCATGCAGGCCTGCGGGCTCGTCGACGACCACCTCGCCGGCTGCCACGTGGCGCCGCGCCGCTAG
- a CDS encoding diguanylate cyclase produces the protein MSRRRHTPAGLLLANLALALAYLATARLGMGLALVADNVTPVWPPAAIALVALVLGRGRLVPGILAGALAAHLSTGLPVVTAVAMSLGNLGAGLLAAALLRRADFRPRLDRVRDVVALGMLAAVISTAVAATAGVGAMWAAHLVHTDGLWAASHTWWAGDMVAELVLAPLLFLLLVPGGVPPLRGREVVHMAAVFAAGTAAAAIAISGDLAYLVFPVLAWGAVRFRQFGAAASGLLVAIVAVLLTANGIGDFADDWLQQDVTRSQMFMGVAAVSALLLAAMKDELLTSQTHALTDALTGLANRRGWELELAHQEEAGRRGRRSFSIVLLDLDGFKAYNDAHGHQAGDRLLREVAGAWADRLRATDVLARFGGDEFGVVLAGCDLGAAEGLSAQLRAATPDGCGVSTGCAWWDGQESVHAVVARADRALYAAKADRGRLAVPAAQARRESAALAAAA, from the coding sequence ATGTCCCGCCGCCGGCACACGCCAGCTGGGCTGCTCCTGGCCAACCTCGCCCTCGCCCTCGCCTACCTCGCGACGGCGCGCCTCGGCATGGGCCTCGCGCTGGTCGCCGACAACGTCACGCCGGTGTGGCCCCCCGCGGCCATCGCGCTCGTCGCGCTCGTCCTCGGCCGCGGCCGCCTCGTGCCGGGGATCCTCGCCGGTGCGCTCGCCGCGCACCTCTCCACCGGCCTGCCCGTCGTCACCGCCGTCGCCATGAGCCTCGGCAACCTCGGCGCGGGCCTGCTCGCCGCCGCGCTCCTGCGCCGCGCCGACTTCCGCCCGCGCCTGGACCGCGTGCGCGACGTGGTCGCGCTGGGCATGCTCGCGGCCGTCATCAGCACCGCGGTCGCCGCCACCGCGGGCGTCGGCGCGATGTGGGCCGCGCACCTCGTCCACACCGACGGCCTGTGGGCCGCATCGCACACGTGGTGGGCGGGCGACATGGTCGCCGAGCTCGTCCTCGCCCCGCTGCTCTTCCTCCTGCTCGTCCCCGGCGGCGTCCCGCCGCTGCGCGGCCGCGAGGTCGTGCACATGGCCGCGGTCTTCGCCGCCGGCACCGCGGCGGCGGCGATCGCCATCAGCGGCGACCTCGCCTACCTCGTCTTCCCCGTCCTGGCCTGGGGCGCCGTGCGCTTCCGCCAGTTCGGCGCCGCCGCCTCCGGCCTGCTCGTCGCGATCGTCGCCGTCCTGCTCACCGCCAACGGCATCGGCGACTTCGCCGACGACTGGCTCCAGCAGGACGTCACCCGCTCGCAGATGTTCATGGGCGTGGCGGCCGTCTCCGCGCTGCTCCTCGCCGCCATGAAGGACGAGCTGCTCACGAGCCAGACGCACGCGCTGACCGACGCCCTCACCGGCCTGGCCAACCGCCGCGGCTGGGAGCTCGAGCTCGCCCACCAGGAGGAGGCGGGCCGCCGCGGCCGTCGCTCCTTCAGCATCGTCCTGCTCGACCTCGACGGCTTCAAGGCCTACAACGACGCCCACGGCCACCAGGCCGGCGACCGCCTCCTGCGCGAGGTCGCCGGTGCCTGGGCCGACCGCCTGCGCGCGACCGACGTGCTCGCCCGCTTCGGCGGCGACGAGTTCGGCGTCGTGCTCGCCGGCTGCGACCTGGGCGCGGCGGAGGGGCTGAGCGCGCAGCTGCGCGCCGCCACCCCCGACGGCTGCGGCGTCTCGACCGGCTGCGCGTGGTGGGACGGCCAGGAGAGCGTCCACGCCGTCGTGGCGCGCGCCGACCGCGCGCTCTACGCGGCCAAGGCCGACCGCGGCCGGCTCGCCGTGCCCGCCGCCCAGGCCCGGCGCGAGAGCGCGGCGCTCGCCGCCGCGGCCTGA
- a CDS encoding TetR/AcrR family transcriptional regulator — MEAATSATRSLAGDKAQRIVAAMRDSVARRGVAGATFDTVAREAGVSRGLLHYYFGTKERLLAEVVRRDTDERLAALEEQLSGAATADDVLALLDRALVTLLREQPDAVVVVFEFFTLSRRNEEVATEFAALLRRMTDHVAAVLRAKHEEGVLRLREDPEAVADILFAMADGLAMRMLSEPGRSWRPTVDAARRIVAGLVDDRR, encoded by the coding sequence GTGGAGGCAGCGACGTCGGCGACCCGGTCCCTGGCCGGCGACAAGGCGCAGCGCATCGTCGCGGCGATGCGCGACTCGGTGGCGCGGCGCGGCGTCGCCGGCGCGACGTTCGACACCGTCGCCCGCGAGGCGGGCGTCTCGCGCGGGCTGCTGCACTACTACTTCGGCACGAAGGAGCGGCTGCTCGCCGAGGTCGTGCGCCGCGACACCGACGAGCGCCTCGCCGCGCTCGAGGAGCAGCTCTCGGGCGCCGCGACCGCCGACGACGTCCTCGCGCTGCTCGACCGCGCGCTGGTCACGCTCCTGCGCGAGCAGCCCGACGCGGTCGTCGTCGTCTTCGAGTTCTTCACGCTGTCGCGGCGCAACGAGGAGGTCGCGACGGAGTTCGCCGCGCTGCTGCGGCGGATGACCGACCACGTCGCGGCGGTCCTGCGCGCGAAGCACGAGGAGGGCGTCCTGCGGCTGCGCGAGGACCCCGAGGCGGTGGCCGACATCCTCTTCGCGATGGCCGACGGCCTGGCGATGCGGATGCTCAGCGAGCCGGGCCGCTCGTGGCGGCCCACGGTCGACGCCGCGCGACGCATCGTCGCCGGGCTCGTCGACGACCGCCGCTGA
- a CDS encoding SMP-30/gluconolactonase/LRE family protein yields MSAGGALGLEPVAAGGFGLCEAPRVTPDGTVWFSDVTGGGVFRIAPGADAIDEVLPGRRGVGGLVAHARGGVVVSGRDLVHLHDDGTTTDVSTPGDDTGITGFNDLTVDVHGWLLAGALRFRPMAGEPPVPGRVLVVAPGWVAVAVDEGVDWPNGLGLSPDGRRCYLADYAHRRVLVVDVDRDGALAEAARTWVQAPEGLSADGLAVDAEGGVWVATGQGGSVVRLDPDSGAITESLEGLAPFVSSIAFGGEDGRDVLVTTAGGEGGGTVLRGRAPVAGTPIPATIV; encoded by the coding sequence GTGAGCGCCGGCGGCGCGCTCGGGCTCGAGCCGGTCGCGGCCGGCGGCTTCGGCCTGTGCGAGGCACCGCGCGTGACGCCCGACGGCACGGTGTGGTTCAGCGACGTCACGGGCGGCGGCGTCTTCCGGATCGCGCCGGGCGCCGACGCGATCGACGAGGTCCTGCCGGGCCGGCGCGGCGTCGGCGGCCTGGTCGCGCACGCGCGCGGCGGCGTCGTCGTCTCGGGCAGGGACCTCGTCCACCTCCACGACGACGGCACCACGACCGACGTCTCCACGCCGGGCGACGACACCGGCATCACGGGCTTCAACGACCTGACCGTCGACGTCCACGGCTGGCTGCTGGCGGGGGCCCTGCGCTTCCGCCCGATGGCGGGCGAGCCGCCGGTGCCGGGTCGCGTGCTGGTCGTCGCGCCGGGCTGGGTGGCGGTCGCCGTCGACGAGGGCGTCGACTGGCCCAACGGGCTCGGGCTCTCCCCGGACGGGCGGCGCTGCTACCTCGCCGACTACGCCCACCGCCGCGTCCTCGTCGTCGACGTCGACCGCGACGGCGCGCTGGCCGAGGCGGCGCGGACGTGGGTGCAGGCGCCCGAGGGCCTGTCGGCGGACGGGCTGGCCGTCGATGCCGAGGGCGGCGTCTGGGTCGCGACGGGCCAGGGCGGGAGCGTCGTGCGCCTCGACCCCGACAGCGGCGCGATCACCGAGTCGCTCGAGGGGCTCGCGCCGTTCGTGTCGAGCATCGCGTTCGGCGGCGAGGACGGGCGCGACGTGCTCGTCACGACCGCGGGCGGGGAGGGCGGTGGGACCGTGCTGCGCGGCCGCGCGCCGGTGGCCGGGACGCCGATCCCGGCGACGATCGTCTGA
- the lon gene encoding endopeptidase La: protein MSGPIQIATEGDAQDVEVGAGRAVPATLPVLPLREVVPLPDTITPLAVGQERSVALINEVLAGDRMLCMVASRNPELDTPGPEDLHQVGVVGGIARMLKVPDGTLRVLVQGAQRVRIEEWVQETPYLVARVTELPDVVQESPELTALMRNVQETFTRIVEEVPYLPEELQLAVANLDDPGTLTHLIAGALRLKTEEKQELLEEVDVGRRLRRLAEVLARELEVISIGSQIQSQVQSEIDRNQREFVLRQQLKAIQDELGEFDEGRAEAEELRERLEQIALPEEVRTQADRELRRLEQLPTQAAEHGVIRSYLEWIASLPWDTSTEDDLDLAKAREVLDEEHYDIEQVKDRIIEFLAVRKLKPDARGSILCFVGPPGVGKTSVGRSIATALGRRFERISVGGVRDEAEIRGHRRTYIGAMPGTIVRALRDAGSNNPLFMIDEIDKMGADFRGDPSSAMLEVLDPEQNVAFRDHYLDVPFDLSKVMFVCTANDLDRVPGPLRDRMEVIQLAGYTEDEKLQIAKRYLVPRQVERNGLKKSWITIPDAALRRIISDYTREAGVRGLEREIGTVCRKVARQVAERNGDGRVARTNVSAAKVRELLGRPRFQPDSRRRTQTPGVATGLAWTPVGGDVLFIEASAFPTSGPPSGLTLTGQLGDVMKESAQAALTWVKGHHETVAPGLGDAWFREHDLHVHVPAGATPKDGPSAGITMATAISSLVTGRCVRSDVAMTGEITLTGQVLPIGGLKEKALAAQRAGIGTVIAPADNAPDVEDIPEHLRERLDFVFVSDIAEVLDVALERP, encoded by the coding sequence GTGAGCGGCCCGATCCAGATCGCCACGGAGGGCGACGCGCAGGACGTCGAGGTCGGCGCGGGACGCGCGGTCCCGGCCACGCTGCCGGTCCTGCCGCTGCGCGAGGTCGTCCCCCTGCCGGACACGATCACGCCGCTGGCGGTGGGCCAGGAGCGCTCGGTCGCCCTCATCAACGAGGTGCTGGCCGGCGACCGGATGCTCTGCATGGTCGCCTCGCGCAACCCGGAGCTCGACACGCCGGGCCCCGAGGACCTCCACCAGGTCGGCGTCGTCGGCGGCATCGCGCGCATGCTCAAGGTCCCCGACGGCACCCTGCGCGTGCTCGTCCAGGGCGCCCAGCGCGTGCGCATCGAGGAGTGGGTGCAGGAGACCCCCTACCTCGTCGCGCGCGTCACCGAGCTGCCCGACGTGGTGCAGGAGTCGCCCGAGCTGACCGCGCTGATGCGCAACGTCCAGGAGACCTTCACGCGCATCGTCGAGGAGGTCCCCTACCTGCCCGAGGAGCTCCAGCTCGCCGTCGCCAACCTCGACGACCCCGGCACCCTCACGCACCTCATCGCGGGGGCGCTGCGGCTGAAGACCGAGGAGAAGCAGGAGCTGCTCGAGGAGGTCGACGTCGGCCGGCGCCTGCGCCGCCTCGCCGAGGTCCTCGCGCGCGAGCTCGAGGTCATCTCGATCGGCTCGCAGATCCAGTCCCAGGTGCAGTCGGAGATCGACCGCAACCAGCGCGAGTTCGTGCTGCGCCAGCAGCTCAAGGCCATCCAGGACGAGCTGGGCGAGTTCGACGAGGGCCGGGCCGAGGCCGAGGAGCTGCGCGAGCGCCTCGAGCAGATCGCGCTGCCCGAGGAGGTCCGCACGCAGGCCGACCGCGAGCTGCGCCGGCTCGAGCAGCTGCCGACGCAGGCGGCCGAGCACGGCGTCATCCGCTCCTACCTGGAGTGGATCGCGTCGCTGCCGTGGGACACGAGCACCGAGGACGACCTCGACCTGGCCAAGGCCCGCGAGGTGCTCGACGAGGAGCACTACGACATCGAGCAGGTCAAGGACCGCATCATCGAGTTCCTCGCGGTGCGCAAGCTCAAGCCGGACGCACGGGGCTCGATCCTGTGCTTCGTCGGCCCGCCCGGGGTGGGCAAGACCTCGGTCGGCCGCTCCATCGCCACGGCCCTGGGGCGCAGGTTCGAGCGCATCAGCGTCGGTGGCGTGCGCGACGAGGCGGAGATCCGCGGGCACCGCCGGACGTACATCGGGGCGATGCCCGGCACGATCGTGCGCGCGCTGCGCGACGCGGGCTCGAACAACCCGCTGTTCATGATCGACGAGATCGACAAGATGGGCGCCGACTTCCGCGGCGACCCGTCCAGCGCGATGCTCGAGGTGCTCGACCCCGAGCAGAACGTCGCGTTCCGCGACCACTACCTCGACGTGCCGTTCGACCTGTCGAAGGTCATGTTCGTCTGCACGGCCAACGACCTGGACCGCGTGCCGGGCCCGCTGCGCGACCGCATGGAGGTCATCCAGCTCGCCGGCTACACCGAGGACGAGAAGCTCCAGATCGCCAAGCGCTACCTCGTGCCCCGCCAGGTCGAGCGCAACGGCCTGAAGAAGTCGTGGATCACGATCCCCGACGCGGCGCTGCGGCGGATCATCAGCGACTACACGCGCGAGGCCGGCGTGCGCGGGCTCGAGCGCGAGATCGGGACCGTCTGCCGCAAGGTCGCCCGCCAGGTCGCCGAGCGCAACGGCGACGGGCGCGTCGCGCGCACGAACGTCTCGGCCGCCAAGGTCCGCGAGCTGCTCGGCCGGCCGCGCTTCCAGCCCGACTCCCGGCGGCGCACGCAGACGCCCGGCGTGGCGACGGGCCTGGCGTGGACGCCGGTCGGCGGCGACGTGCTCTTCATCGAGGCCAGCGCGTTCCCCACCTCCGGCCCGCCCTCCGGGCTGACCCTGACCGGCCAGCTCGGCGACGTCATGAAGGAGAGCGCGCAGGCCGCGCTGACCTGGGTCAAGGGCCACCACGAGACGGTGGCGCCGGGGCTCGGCGACGCGTGGTTCCGCGAGCACGACCTGCACGTCCACGTCCCCGCGGGCGCCACGCCGAAGGACGGCCCGAGCGCCGGCATCACCATGGCCACGGCGATCTCCTCGCTCGTCACCGGCCGCTGCGTGCGCTCCGACGTCGCCATGACCGGCGAGATCACGCTGACGGGCCAGGTGCTGCCGATCGGCGGGCTGAAGGAGAAGGCGCTCGCGGCCCAGCGGGCGGGGATCGGCACGGTCATCGCGCCGGCCGACAACGCGCCCGACGTCGAGGACATCCCCGAGCACCTGCGCGAGCGCCTGGACTTCGTCTTCGTCTCGGACATCGCCGAGGTCCTGGACGTCGCCCTCGAGCGCCCGTGA
- a CDS encoding Hsp20/alpha crystallin family protein yields the protein MPPERDIFVNFERMRREMDELFGEVFGGAGLAARNRRGGFSPAVDVFYEGDPPRAIVQAELAGIDPAEISLEIEGRELVLSGHRRPSESEGRVYQQLEIDFGPFRRSIPLGADVAADQARATYRDGMLRVELPILPPEPRARRVPIEVPDEQDRGR from the coding sequence GTGCCTCCGGAGCGCGACATCTTCGTGAACTTCGAGCGCATGCGGCGCGAGATGGACGAGCTGTTCGGCGAGGTGTTCGGCGGCGCGGGCCTCGCCGCGCGCAACCGCCGCGGCGGCTTCTCGCCCGCGGTCGACGTCTTCTACGAAGGCGATCCGCCGCGCGCGATCGTCCAGGCGGAGCTCGCCGGCATCGACCCGGCGGAGATCTCGCTCGAGATCGAGGGTCGCGAGCTCGTGCTCAGCGGCCACCGCCGACCGTCGGAGTCCGAGGGCCGCGTCTACCAGCAGCTGGAGATCGACTTCGGCCCGTTCCGCCGCTCGATCCCGCTCGGCGCCGACGTCGCCGCCGACCAGGCCCGCGCGACCTACCGCGACGGGATGCTGCGCGTCGAGCTGCCCATCCTCCCGCCCGAGCCGCGCGCGCGGCGCGTGCCGATCGAAGTCCCCGACGAGCAGGACCGCGGCCGGTGA
- a CDS encoding MBL fold metallo-hydrolase, translating into MRLTVLGKSPSWQDAGGACSGYLVQDGDTTLLVDCGNGVFGKLRRHVDYVDVDAVVLSHLHADHFLDLVPYSYALTYAPRQQPVPVHTWPGTDSPARPLLHAPPGARDVFRRVVGAWGNEDLVEGAFDLREYAPSDALEIGSLRVRFHGVEHYVQTYAIEVRCGDRRITYGADTAPTDDLVDFARGTDLLIVEATLPRPEREGERGHMTPREAAEHATRAGARRLVLTHISDELDPEWALAEAREAFDGPLEVAREDAVFEL; encoded by the coding sequence ATGCGGCTGACGGTCCTCGGCAAGTCCCCGTCCTGGCAGGACGCCGGCGGTGCGTGCAGCGGCTACCTCGTGCAGGACGGCGACACGACGCTGCTCGTGGACTGCGGCAACGGCGTCTTCGGCAAGCTGCGCCGCCACGTGGACTACGTCGACGTCGACGCGGTCGTGCTCAGCCACCTGCACGCCGACCACTTCCTCGACCTCGTCCCCTACAGCTACGCGCTGACCTACGCGCCGCGCCAGCAGCCGGTGCCGGTGCACACCTGGCCGGGGACCGACAGCCCGGCCCGCCCGCTGCTGCACGCGCCGCCCGGCGCGCGCGACGTCTTCCGCCGCGTCGTCGGCGCGTGGGGCAACGAGGACCTCGTCGAGGGCGCCTTCGACCTGCGCGAGTACGCGCCGAGCGACGCGCTCGAGATCGGGTCGCTGAGGGTGCGCTTCCACGGCGTGGAGCACTACGTGCAGACCTACGCCATCGAGGTCCGCTGCGGCGACCGGCGCATCACCTACGGGGCCGACACGGCGCCCACCGACGACCTCGTCGACTTCGCGCGCGGAACCGACCTGCTGATCGTCGAGGCGACCCTGCCGCGCCCCGAGCGCGAGGGCGAGCGCGGGCACATGACCCCGCGCGAGGCGGCCGAGCACGCCACCCGCGCCGGGGCGAGACGCCTCGTGCTCACCCACATCTCCGACGAGCTGGACCCCGAGTGGGCGCTCGCCGAGGCCCGCGAGGCGTTCGACGGGCCGCTCGAGGTCGCCCGCGAGGACGCGGTCTTCGAGCTCTGA
- a CDS encoding alcohol dehydrogenase catalytic domain-containing protein produces MKIRAAVLEEFAQPLVVQEVDLDGPGPGEVLVRLAACGVCHTDMYTASGADPSGYAPTVLGHEGAGVVEQVGEGVTSLAPGDHVVTLFSPQCRECIHCVSDKTNLCLAIREQQNLGFLPDGTTRLHRGEERVRHFMGTSTFAEATVMPEVALAKVDPAAPLDVVCTLACGATTGVGAALYVAKVEAGSTCVVFGAGLVGLGAVAGCRMAGAERIVCIDLDEGRLEEARRHGATDTLIGGEDAVGQVLEMTGGFGADYTFEATGSVKVMRQAVEAARMGWGLCTVAGVAGKGETLDVVPRLLITGRRIAGASFGGAKGRDRVPELVDAYLRGDLDLEAFVTRRIALDDVNDAFAAMDRHEGVRTVITSF; encoded by the coding sequence GTGAAGATCCGCGCGGCGGTCCTGGAGGAGTTCGCGCAGCCGCTGGTGGTGCAGGAGGTCGACCTCGACGGGCCCGGTCCCGGCGAGGTCCTCGTGCGCCTCGCGGCCTGCGGGGTGTGCCACACCGACATGTACACGGCCAGCGGCGCGGACCCCTCGGGCTACGCGCCGACGGTGCTCGGCCACGAGGGCGCCGGCGTCGTGGAGCAGGTCGGCGAGGGCGTCACCTCGCTCGCGCCCGGCGACCACGTCGTCACGCTCTTCTCGCCGCAGTGCCGCGAGTGCATCCACTGCGTCAGCGACAAGACCAACCTCTGCCTCGCCATCCGCGAGCAGCAGAACCTCGGCTTCCTGCCCGACGGCACGACGCGGCTGCACCGCGGCGAGGAGCGCGTGCGCCACTTCATGGGGACGAGCACCTTCGCGGAGGCGACGGTGATGCCGGAGGTCGCGCTCGCGAAGGTCGACCCCGCCGCGCCGCTCGACGTCGTCTGCACCCTGGCCTGCGGTGCCACGACCGGCGTCGGCGCCGCGCTCTACGTCGCCAAGGTCGAGGCCGGCTCGACGTGCGTCGTCTTCGGCGCGGGGCTCGTCGGCCTGGGCGCCGTCGCGGGCTGTCGCATGGCCGGTGCCGAGCGCATCGTCTGCATCGACCTCGACGAGGGGCGCCTCGAGGAGGCTCGCCGCCACGGGGCCACCGACACCCTCATCGGCGGCGAGGACGCCGTCGGCCAGGTGCTCGAGATGACCGGCGGCTTCGGCGCGGACTACACCTTCGAGGCGACCGGCTCCGTGAAGGTCATGCGCCAGGCCGTCGAGGCCGCGCGGATGGGCTGGGGCCTGTGCACGGTCGCCGGCGTCGCGGGCAAGGGCGAGACGCTCGACGTCGTCCCGCGCCTGCTCATCACCGGCCGGCGGATCGCCGGCGCGTCCTTCGGTGGCGCCAAGGGCCGGGACCGCGTCCCCGAGCTCGTCGACGCCTACCTCCGGGGCGACCTGGACCTCGAGGCCTTCGTCACCCGGCGCATCGCGCTGGACGACGTCAACGACGCCTTCGCCGCCATGGACCGCCACGAGGGCGTGCGCACCGTGATCACGAGCTTCTGA